Proteins found in one Fulvitalea axinellae genomic segment:
- a CDS encoding RNA polymerase sigma factor, whose protein sequence is MTDEELMAQVRDGTLDHMGELFERYRLAMFRFMYKLAHDQDKAEDLTQQVFYRMIRYRKSYKGTHTFRSWMFRIARNVFYDSCRSTGLDASQNDISAEELARVPAHDSDQTDRLQREDTLRLAMDRLPDEQKELLLMSKFQGMPYEEISEQTGLTVSNIKTKVYRSVKKLREIYFQLA, encoded by the coding sequence ATGACAGACGAGGAATTGATGGCGCAGGTGCGTGACGGCACGCTCGATCATATGGGCGAGCTGTTCGAAAGGTACCGCCTCGCTATGTTCCGCTTTATGTATAAGCTGGCCCACGACCAAGACAAAGCGGAGGATCTGACGCAACAAGTATTCTACCGCATGATCCGTTACCGCAAGTCGTACAAGGGGACGCATACGTTCAGGAGCTGGATGTTCCGCATAGCCCGCAACGTATTCTATGACTCTTGCCGAAGTACGGGCTTGGACGCCTCGCAAAACGATATTTCCGCCGAGGAGTTGGCTCGCGTTCCCGCCCACGATTCGGACCAAACCGACCGGCTACAGCGCGAGGACACGCTGAGGTTGGCCATGGACCGCCTTCCCGACGAGCAGAAGGAGTTGCTCTTGATGAGCAAATTTCAGGGAATGCCTTATGAGGAAATCAGCGAACAGACCGGCCTGACGGTGTCAAACATCAAAACCAAAGTGTACCGGTCAGTAAAAAAACTTAGGGAAATCTATTTTCAATTGGCCTAA
- the secDF gene encoding protein translocase subunit SecDF codes for MRNKGLVVSLTIIITLLCIYYLSFTWASQRVKNEATQYATEQSGKINYGKQQQYLDSVWKEPVFNLFGAEYTLQEVKETELSLGLDLQGGMHVTLEVSPSAIIEGLSGYSKDENFKKALEQAREEQKSSQSSFVSLFVDAYEGLVPNGNLAPFFANSKNRDKVNASSSNQEVQKFLDTEMNLAIDRAFNILRTRVDRFGTSQPNIQKLEGTGRIQIELPGVDNPARVRKLLQGVANLQFWVVSTPDKYQSAVMAINQKLVDELQMASKSTLDGDTSAVAGEVAPEDELASLTGADSTSTDSTKVAQELDSALNAQASPLLSLLKNATPGALVYDLNDTSKINRILNRPDVKALIPRDIKFLWEVKPQKLDNGDELISLFALEVGRNGQPALSGDVVKGANQQFDRTGHPAVGMSMTAPGARKWKRLTGQNINRRIAIVLDDYVYSAPNVQSEIPNGNSEITGNFTLEEAKDLANILRSGSLPAPTRIVEEAIVGPTLGKEAQNQGLTSIFAGLAVVVLFMFAYYAKGGLVANIALVFNIFFILGVLANLQAALTLPGIAGIVLTIGMSIDANVLIFERIREELRNGLSLTNAISKGYSKAFSSIFDANVTTFLVAAILYVLGLGPVKGFAITLMIGIATSFFTAVFVTRVIMSWMTKKGNASNMSFALPWSKDVMVGANFDFLGKRKMAYTFSIAFIALGIVALVIKGGLNMGVDFKGGRSYVVQFDQPVSATSLKTSLMGSFNNEGTEVKTFGANNTLKITTTFMINDDTDAADETVKNALVAGLEKATNEKFAGEGVNPKAGEFSIQSSSKVGATIADDIKTSSLEAGVLALIVLFLYILLRFRKLQFSAGAVVALTHDVLFVISAFAIARLFGVDFEIDQVFVAAILTIVGYSINDTVVVFDRIREELGATVRKVNRIEVFNRAINSTISRTLITSLTTFIVVMILLIFGGEVLRSFSFAMVIGVLIGTYSSIFIATPVVIDLTKDEVEPKKETAKK; via the coding sequence ATGCGTAACAAAGGACTGGTTGTATCCTTGACCATCATCATTACGCTGCTTTGCATTTATTATCTTTCATTCACTTGGGCTTCACAGCGCGTGAAGAACGAGGCCACTCAGTACGCCACTGAGCAGAGCGGAAAGATCAACTACGGCAAACAGCAACAATATTTGGACTCGGTGTGGAAAGAGCCCGTGTTCAACCTTTTTGGAGCGGAATACACTTTGCAAGAAGTAAAAGAGACGGAACTTAGCCTCGGTCTTGACTTGCAAGGCGGTATGCACGTAACATTGGAAGTGTCTCCAAGTGCCATCATCGAGGGCTTGAGCGGATACTCAAAGGACGAAAACTTCAAGAAAGCCTTGGAACAGGCCCGCGAAGAGCAGAAGTCTAGCCAAAGCTCGTTCGTTAGCCTTTTTGTAGACGCTTACGAAGGTTTGGTTCCTAACGGAAATTTGGCTCCGTTCTTCGCCAACTCCAAGAACCGCGACAAAGTAAACGCCTCTTCCAGCAACCAAGAGGTTCAGAAATTCTTGGATACGGAAATGAACTTGGCCATCGACCGCGCCTTCAACATTCTCCGTACCCGCGTTGACCGTTTCGGTACTTCACAGCCAAACATCCAGAAACTGGAAGGCACTGGACGTATCCAGATCGAATTGCCGGGCGTAGACAACCCTGCCCGTGTGCGCAAGCTTTTGCAAGGTGTTGCCAACCTCCAGTTTTGGGTTGTTAGCACACCGGACAAGTACCAGTCGGCCGTTATGGCAATCAACCAAAAATTGGTTGACGAATTGCAAATGGCTTCAAAATCGACATTGGACGGCGACACAAGCGCGGTTGCTGGCGAAGTGGCTCCCGAAGACGAACTCGCCAGCTTGACCGGCGCAGACTCGACTTCAACCGATTCTACGAAAGTAGCCCAAGAGCTTGACTCAGCCTTGAACGCTCAAGCTTCTCCGCTTTTGAGCTTGCTGAAAAACGCCACTCCAGGCGCATTGGTTTACGATTTGAACGACACTTCGAAGATCAACCGTATCCTCAACCGTCCGGACGTAAAAGCGCTTATCCCAAGAGACATCAAATTCCTTTGGGAAGTTAAGCCGCAGAAACTTGACAACGGAGACGAGCTGATCTCGCTCTTCGCTCTGGAAGTTGGACGTAACGGACAGCCTGCCCTTTCAGGCGACGTGGTTAAAGGCGCAAACCAGCAGTTTGACCGCACTGGACACCCGGCCGTAGGCATGAGCATGACAGCTCCTGGCGCACGTAAGTGGAAGCGCTTGACTGGCCAGAACATCAACCGTCGCATCGCTATCGTACTTGACGATTACGTATACTCAGCGCCTAACGTGCAGTCTGAGATCCCTAACGGAAACTCGGAGATCACGGGTAACTTCACTTTGGAAGAAGCGAAAGACTTGGCGAACATTCTCCGTTCCGGATCCCTGCCGGCCCCTACCCGTATTGTGGAGGAAGCCATCGTAGGACCTACATTGGGTAAAGAAGCCCAGAACCAAGGTTTGACCTCGATCTTCGCCGGTTTGGCCGTTGTGGTTCTTTTCATGTTCGCTTACTACGCCAAAGGCGGTTTGGTAGCCAACATCGCTTTGGTGTTCAACATCTTCTTCATCCTCGGAGTATTGGCCAACTTGCAGGCCGCTTTGACCCTCCCAGGCATCGCCGGTATCGTACTTACGATCGGTATGTCGATTGACGCCAACGTACTTATATTTGAGCGTATCCGTGAGGAATTGCGTAACGGCCTGAGCCTGACCAACGCTATATCGAAAGGTTACAGCAAAGCCTTCAGCTCAATCTTTGACGCCAACGTGACTACGTTCCTCGTAGCCGCTATCCTTTACGTACTCGGCCTCGGCCCGGTAAAAGGTTTCGCCATCACGTTGATGATCGGTATCGCTACGTCGTTCTTCACGGCCGTATTCGTTACCCGTGTTATCATGTCTTGGATGACCAAAAAAGGCAACGCCAGCAATATGTCATTCGCTTTGCCATGGTCTAAAGACGTAATGGTAGGCGCTAACTTCGATTTCCTCGGAAAGCGTAAAATGGCTTACACGTTCTCAATTGCGTTTATTGCGTTGGGTATCGTAGCATTGGTGATCAAAGGAGGCCTGAACATGGGCGTGGACTTCAAAGGTGGACGTTCTTACGTTGTTCAGTTTGACCAGCCTGTTTCGGCGACTTCGCTGAAGACAAGCTTGATGGGATCGTTCAACAACGAAGGTACCGAAGTGAAGACTTTCGGCGCGAACAACACGCTGAAGATCACCACTACCTTCATGATCAACGACGACACCGACGCCGCTGACGAAACCGTAAAGAACGCTTTGGTAGCGGGACTCGAGAAAGCCACTAACGAGAAATTCGCCGGAGAAGGCGTAAACCCGAAAGCTGGCGAATTCTCAATCCAGAGCTCATCTAAAGTAGGCGCCACTATCGCCGACGACATCAAGACTTCGTCTTTGGAAGCCGGAGTTTTGGCCCTGATCGTTCTGTTCCTCTACATCTTGCTCCGTTTCCGCAAGTTGCAGTTCTCTGCCGGTGCGGTTGTAGCCTTGACTCACGACGTTCTGTTCGTAATCTCGGCATTCGCCATCGCCCGTCTCTTCGGTGTCGATTTCGAAATCGACCAAGTGTTCGTTGCCGCTATCCTGACTATCGTGGGTTACTCAATCAACGATACCGTGGTAGTGTTTGACCGTATCCGTGAGGAATTGGGCGCTACCGTTCGCAAAGTGAACCGTATCGAAGTGTTCAACCGCGCGATCAACAGCACTATCAGCCGTACGCTGATCACATCGTTGACTACGTTCATCGTGGTAATGATTCTTCTGATCTTTGGTGGCGAAGTTCTCCGTAGCTTCTCGTTCGCCATGGTTATCGGTGTACTGATCGGTACTTACTCTTCTATCTTCATCGCTACGCCTGTAGTTATCGACCTTACCAAAGACGAGGTTGAGCCGAAGAAAGAAACCGCAAAAAAATAA
- the uvrB gene encoding excinuclease ABC subunit UvrB — translation MDFKLTTEFEPTGDQPQAIEALVEGLNAGEPAQTLLGVTGSGKTFTMANIVNRVNRPTLVLCHNKTLAAQLYGEFKQFFPENAVEYFVSYYDYYQPEAYIPTTGTYIEKDLQINDEIEKLRLSTTSALLSGRRDVIVIASVSCIYGLGNPEEFAKGVIEISVGDNRPRNQFLFDLVDSLYNRTEAEFARGSFRVKGDTVDIHVAYADFAYRIIFWGDEIETIQRIDPESGRKISDEKTVSIFPANLFVTDKDTTVQAIREIQDDLVKQIAFFEKEGQPEAAERLKERVEMDMEMMRELGYCSGIENYSRYFDRRKPGMRPFCLIDYFPEDFLLMVDESHVTMPQVRAMWGGDRARKINLVEYGFRLPSAMDNRPLKFDEFEGMLNQVLFVSATPSDYELMKSDGVVVEQIIRPTGLLDPKVEVRPTLNQIDDLLHEVSLRIEREERVLVTTLTKRMAEELTKFMEKAGVKCRYIHSEVKSIERVEILRELRLGVFDVLVGVNLLREGLDLPEVSLVAILDADKEGFLRNQKSLIQTIGRAARNANGEVIMYADKMTDSMRVSIDETNRRRALQAEYNEEHGITPTTVRKSKEAIMEQTSVADAKKEQKYYDEQEHVASVVSDPVVKTMDKDHIERLVKETQSKMEAAAKDLDFIQAAKYRDEIAELKILLEKKQ, via the coding sequence ATGGATTTTAAACTCACCACTGAATTTGAGCCTACGGGAGACCAACCTCAGGCGATAGAAGCATTAGTCGAGGGCTTGAATGCCGGCGAACCAGCCCAAACGCTTTTGGGTGTAACAGGTTCGGGCAAGACCTTTACCATGGCCAATATCGTCAATAGGGTGAACAGGCCTACGTTGGTGCTGTGCCATAACAAAACCTTGGCGGCGCAACTGTACGGTGAGTTTAAGCAATTCTTCCCCGAAAACGCCGTCGAGTACTTCGTATCCTATTACGATTATTACCAACCCGAAGCCTATATCCCGACTACGGGAACGTATATCGAGAAGGACTTGCAGATTAATGACGAGATCGAGAAGCTCCGGCTCAGTACCACTTCGGCCTTGCTCAGCGGGCGTCGCGATGTGATTGTCATCGCTTCGGTGTCGTGTATCTACGGTCTGGGAAATCCGGAAGAGTTCGCCAAAGGCGTAATCGAAATATCTGTCGGGGATAATCGGCCTAGAAACCAATTCCTGTTTGATTTGGTCGATAGCCTTTACAACAGAACCGAAGCCGAATTTGCTCGGGGAAGTTTCAGGGTAAAAGGCGACACGGTCGATATTCATGTCGCTTACGCCGACTTTGCGTACAGGATTATTTTCTGGGGTGACGAGATCGAAACTATCCAGCGCATAGACCCTGAATCGGGGCGCAAGATATCTGACGAAAAGACCGTGTCGATATTTCCGGCCAATCTCTTCGTCACCGATAAAGACACTACCGTCCAAGCGATCCGTGAGATACAGGATGACTTGGTGAAACAAATCGCTTTCTTCGAAAAAGAAGGACAACCCGAAGCCGCCGAACGCCTCAAAGAACGTGTGGAAATGGACATGGAAATGATGCGCGAGCTGGGTTACTGCTCCGGTATAGAGAACTATTCGCGTTACTTCGACAGAAGAAAGCCGGGTATGAGGCCTTTCTGCCTGATAGACTACTTCCCAGAGGACTTCTTGCTGATGGTTGACGAAAGTCACGTAACCATGCCACAAGTCCGGGCGATGTGGGGAGGCGACCGTGCCCGTAAGATTAACCTTGTGGAATACGGCTTCCGCTTGCCTTCCGCAATGGATAACCGTCCTCTGAAGTTCGACGAATTCGAAGGAATGCTTAACCAAGTGCTCTTCGTAAGCGCCACGCCGAGCGATTACGAGCTGATGAAATCCGACGGAGTGGTGGTGGAACAGATCATTCGCCCTACCGGCCTGCTGGATCCAAAGGTGGAAGTGCGTCCTACATTAAACCAAATTGACGACTTGCTTCACGAAGTCTCGCTACGAATAGAGCGGGAAGAACGCGTATTGGTCACTACTCTGACTAAGCGTATGGCTGAGGAACTGACCAAGTTTATGGAAAAAGCCGGCGTCAAGTGCCGTTATATCCACTCCGAGGTCAAGTCCATCGAGCGAGTGGAAATATTGCGCGAGCTAAGACTAGGCGTATTTGACGTGTTGGTGGGCGTAAACCTGTTGCGGGAAGGTTTGGACTTGCCCGAAGTATCCTTGGTCGCCATCCTCGACGCTGACAAAGAAGGCTTCCTCCGTAACCAAAAGTCTTTGATACAAACCATCGGACGGGCGGCGAGGAACGCCAACGGAGAGGTGATCATGTACGCCGACAAGATGACGGACTCTATGCGCGTGTCGATTGACGAGACGAACAGGCGCCGGGCGCTTCAGGCCGAGTATAACGAGGAGCACGGAATCACGCCGACGACGGTACGCAAGTCCAAGGAAGCCATTATGGAGCAGACCTCTGTGGCCGATGCCAAGAAGGAACAGAAGTACTACGACGAGCAAGAGCACGTGGCTTCCGTAGTGTCGGACCCTGTGGTGAAGACCATGGACAAGGACCATATCGAGCGTCTGGTCAAAGAAACGCAGAGCAAGATGGAGGCCGCCGCCAAAGACCTCGACTTCATACAGGCCGCCAAGTACCGCGACGAGATTGCGGAACTCAAGATTTTGCTGGAAAAGAAACAATAA
- a CDS encoding zf-HC2 domain-containing protein: protein MNCEDIGALLPDYIDGRLTEEETKRVEEHTASCPDCGKELEALREIFLPDEALDDIQPSLRMTDDFYKMLEQEKVLAKEERLVVPLYKKYTRYAASIVLVLLGFGISEALRHEWHDEAHISATYILDINSPSAQLDAIYDLEAQALNDQHTLEALMITMTQAEHPNVRLAALEGIARHYDTPTVRRFITRALESEPDETIQLQLIQTLVKWKDVQAVESIRRFYAKESTSEEMKKMAKAGIHHLHGS from the coding sequence ATGAACTGTGAAGATATCGGCGCCCTGTTGCCGGATTACATAGACGGGCGGTTGACGGAAGAAGAAACCAAGCGGGTGGAGGAACATACGGCCTCGTGCCCCGACTGCGGGAAGGAACTGGAAGCTCTGCGGGAGATTTTCCTACCCGACGAGGCTTTGGATGATATCCAACCCAGCCTAAGGATGACGGATGACTTTTACAAAATGCTGGAACAGGAGAAGGTTCTGGCGAAGGAGGAACGGCTTGTGGTGCCTCTATATAAGAAGTATACCCGCTATGCAGCCTCGATAGTTTTGGTGTTGTTGGGTTTCGGGATATCCGAAGCGTTGCGTCACGAATGGCATGATGAGGCCCACATCTCGGCCACGTACATTCTCGACATCAATTCGCCCAGCGCCCAGCTCGACGCCATTTACGATTTGGAAGCCCAAGCCCTAAACGACCAGCATACTTTGGAGGCGCTGATGATCACGATGACGCAGGCCGAACACCCGAACGTGCGCTTGGCGGCGCTGGAAGGCATAGCCAGACATTACGATACCCCGACGGTTCGGCGATTTATAACCCGCGCTTTGGAGTCTGAACCAGACGAAACCATCCAGCTTCAGCTTATCCAGACTTTGGTAAAGTGGAAAGATGTGCAGGCTGTTGAGTCTATACGCAGGTTTTACGCCAAGGAAAGTACTAGCGAAGAGATGAAAAAGATGGCTAAGGCGGGGATTCATCATCTTCATGGCTCATAA
- a CDS encoding Crp/Fnr family transcriptional regulator, giving the protein MGDIWYFDNADLYEVLCPHKLKEFAKNHFEEFGKGDFIYFKEDPSTTIYLVSKGKVRIINYTDTGEEMVKSVLSKGEIFGEMALMGETERKDFAVCATGKTSICRINVDDLQHLMRNHNKINLKIYKIIGLRLRKIERKLEAMLFKDVRSRLIDFLRDLVEERLDGPITHPPVELENHFTQKDIADLIGARRETVTAMLNSMKDEGLLEYGRKSIVIRCPEILKVPGKE; this is encoded by the coding sequence ATGGGAGACATCTGGTACTTTGATAACGCTGATTTATACGAGGTGTTGTGTCCTCACAAACTAAAAGAATTCGCCAAGAACCATTTCGAGGAATTCGGCAAAGGGGACTTTATTTATTTTAAGGAGGACCCTTCCACCACGATATACTTGGTGAGCAAAGGCAAGGTTCGCATTATCAATTACACCGACACGGGAGAGGAAATGGTGAAATCGGTACTGTCGAAAGGGGAGATATTCGGAGAGATGGCGCTTATGGGCGAAACGGAAAGGAAAGATTTCGCCGTTTGCGCCACTGGCAAGACATCGATTTGCCGTATCAATGTGGACGATCTCCAGCATTTGATGCGGAACCATAATAAGATAAACCTGAAGATATATAAAATCATAGGCCTTCGCCTGCGCAAAATCGAACGGAAACTGGAAGCCATGCTTTTCAAGGACGTGCGCTCAAGGCTTATCGACTTTCTCAGAGACTTGGTAGAGGAGCGTCTAGACGGCCCGATAACGCATCCGCCCGTGGAATTGGAGAACCATTTCACGCAAAAGGACATCGCCGACCTTATCGGCGCCCGCCGGGAAACGGTCACGGCTATGCTCAATTCCATGAAAGACGAGGGGCTTTTGGAGTACGGAAGAAAATCAATCGTAATCCGATGTCCGGAAATACTGAAAGTACCGGGAAAAGAGTAA
- a CDS encoding GntG family PLP-dependent aldolase: MIADFRSDTVTKPTRGMLEAMNAAPVGDDVFGEDPGVNALERKVAEMFGKQAAVFCPSGTMTNQIAIKAHTRPADEVICDRLSHVYNYEGGGIAFHSGCSLSLMDGDRGRFTAEDVANSIRPDDIHSPRTSLVAVENTTNKGGGACWDFAELQKIRRVCDENGLAFHLDGARLFNALVAKGETPEMYGNLFDSISICLSKGLGAPVGSLLLGDAEFIEYARRIRKLMGGGMRQAGSLAVAGIYALDNHVERLGDDHARAKRLAEVLSNLAYVSKVIEPETNIVIFELKKSLDPKAFLSGLEKEGVKAVSFGGQLIRFVTHLDITEQMMEHTIEKLSAISL; this comes from the coding sequence ATGATAGCGGATTTTAGAAGCGATACCGTAACGAAACCTACACGCGGTATGTTGGAGGCGATGAATGCTGCGCCGGTCGGCGACGACGTATTCGGGGAAGACCCCGGCGTCAATGCCCTTGAGCGAAAAGTTGCGGAAATGTTTGGTAAGCAAGCCGCTGTCTTTTGCCCTTCGGGTACGATGACCAACCAAATCGCCATCAAAGCGCATACCCGTCCGGCCGACGAGGTGATTTGCGACCGTTTGTCCCACGTTTACAACTATGAGGGCGGAGGTATCGCGTTTCATTCCGGTTGTTCGCTCAGCCTTATGGACGGTGACCGTGGCAGATTTACCGCCGAAGACGTGGCGAATAGCATCCGCCCGGACGATATTCACTCTCCGCGAACCTCGTTGGTAGCCGTGGAAAATACGACCAACAAAGGCGGAGGCGCCTGCTGGGATTTTGCTGAGTTGCAAAAAATACGCCGAGTGTGCGATGAAAACGGTTTGGCGTTCCACCTCGACGGTGCCCGGCTTTTCAACGCTTTGGTGGCAAAAGGCGAGACGCCCGAAATGTACGGCAACCTCTTCGATTCCATTTCCATTTGCTTGTCCAAAGGATTGGGGGCCCCGGTAGGCTCATTATTGTTGGGCGACGCCGAATTTATTGAGTATGCCCGAAGAATCAGAAAGCTGATGGGTGGCGGCATGCGGCAAGCGGGATCTTTGGCCGTTGCGGGGATCTACGCCTTAGATAATCACGTCGAAAGGTTGGGAGATGACCATGCCAGGGCCAAGCGTCTAGCCGAAGTATTGTCAAACCTGGCGTATGTTTCGAAAGTGATCGAACCCGAGACCAATATCGTGATCTTCGAATTGAAAAAGTCACTGGATCCTAAGGCGTTTTTGTCGGGTTTGGAGAAAGAAGGTGTGAAGGCGGTTTCTTTCGGAGGGCAACTGATACGTTTTGTAACCCACCTCGACATTACAGAGCAAATGATGGAGCATACGATTGAAAAATTGTCGGCCATCAGCCTTTGA